The DNA sequence ATTTCCTTCTCTGCAAGCAACAACGCCTTCACTCCCTTTCCTCACAGCCTGCCCTCCGCCAAGAAGGTTCTCTCCCTCAGCATCACTACTTGTCAGCGTTTTCATTCATTCGCtctgtttttctttgttttttcaattttttttttagaaatattggAGACTCTATTGCGTTGCTAAGGTTTTACATTATAGTCAATGTAATTTCCCCTGTCTCTTGTATTGAAAATGATTACTTGGAACCTATGCATATAAACAATTAGGTTAACAATTGTAGCAGAGTGTTTTGGGAACTAAATTCGTTACTTGATTATTTTACTGTCTTTAATAACGCCGACTGATTTTTGCTTGGAATAATTTGAGTCTTGACGTATGTttgaatgaaattatttttaaaatcatctGTGTCAAGAATAATGGTTTGATTCTGTATCAAAATCTgagaaatgaattaatttctcaaATCTAATCATTTTTagcttattttttttctatgtttttttagttCTTAGCTTCGTTGACTCCACTTCTCTTTTGTAAAAGTTGATTTTCGTACATTGGGatgaaattaattatcttaaaagtatttttttctgtaaatttatttgaagaattctAATATtggattttataaaattgattgttgGAATGATTTGAATTTTACAGTTGTCAAACGTATCCTATGGATTCTAAAAAAGGGGACACCGGAAAACCTGCATTAGCCGCAAATGTTGCTTCATGTcgaaagaagaagaatgaagaaGCCAGTTTTATGGAGGACTTGAAAGATCACATTGACGAGTTTATTCATGCTTCTATGGATGAGCATAAAACTTGCTTCAAGAAAACAGTTCAGAAGGTTTGTGTTTATTTGAACCTAAGCTTTCTTATCTTGACAATTGTGTGCACCTCTTTGTTAACCTACATAGTGTTCCCTTTGGTTGATTTCAGATGTTTGGTATGTCCAAGGCTGTTGCGGAGAGGAACACTGACGCCCCCAAAGAAGTTGAAAGTTCTCTGCCTCTTCAGACAACTTTGGAAGGTTAGTTTCCGATTTGTTCTGAAGAAATAAATGCTCTGTTTCAGAAGCTCTCCAAGAATGTTGATACACTTAAGTGATAGATTAAGTTGGATGATACTTGTTTGAAGAACAGTTGATTTCATGAAAAAATAGTCCAGTGGATTAGGTTTTCAACCTAATCTTTTTGATAAACACTGctattttcttatgttttacTATGCAtatacttcttttttattttgaccaaatttatgtgtaatttgacataattataaatatgagaACGGAAGAAGTTTGTGGATTAATCAGCTCCCACgacaattttgatatataagATTGGTTGGATAATCTATTTCtattctttgaaaaaaataaaaagaatatacatttaattgttattatttttggtAAGGATTTTTTCATCTCTAAacaatttttctaaataatattttaatcagttttatattttaccgtattttacctttttaatttgaaattcaaactTTTGTATAATTTGGTGCTTAAAATATCAAAGTAGGCATTATAGTTcaccactctttttttttcaaattcaaaactaAAGGTTACAATTTTACCTATTTCATCTAAACGAAGGTACATCTTACCAATTCAACATGTGAGCTTACGGAATAGAACTCATcggacaaaaataataaacgaaGTGAGAAATCGGGTCATGAAAAAAGTTTAATCTTTTTCCAAATGATcacataagaaataaaaaaaaacagttctTGACATATCTGCATGGAATGAGGATTTGCTGATGTGAAAAGTTTAGCATAGATGAGTATACACATCGATGAAAATAGgatcaatatatttatagtggtttttataagataaaaatcGAAAGatctcatttttaaattatacatatataaatgtacacataTAGTAGAGATATGACAATTAAACTTGCtcaaaggaaaattatttttaatagttatattAACTTTGAAttgtcaacaatattttttttttgaaataatatataacattctTAGTGTTGAGattattatagaaattaataagttatttattaaattttgatattggaCATCTAACAATTCACGACTGATTATTGGGTATGATTAAATTCTTATaagattaataattaattaaaaaagaattaatcaaTTCTTAGTAACGAGTTTCAgttctataaaaataaagaccttGGCCTTGTTAGGATTACAGAAGAGTACCATTggagagatacaacaccaatgagacctgagtctaaccacataagacactgacaccactctcaacccaaaatcttaaggtaatgagtttatgggtctttattcttatatagtaatctactttctcatttctagttaATGTGAGATTTAGACTCATACTTGAATTTCTAACAGGCCTTGGTATCatgaataaaagaagaaaggaaTTTTTTAAGTCATTTACATGTGTtaacttattaaaatttgacaattatacaatattttagagttaacatgtaaagataaaagaaaatattataagaaaatattatattaattttattgtggttggtattatgaatgaaagaagaaaggaaatTTTTTAAGTCATTTACATGTGTtaacttattaaaatttgacaattataccatattttaaaattaatatgtaaagataaaagaaaatattataagaaaatattatattaattttattgtggttctaaaataaaagataatttatactACTCATTAATGAGTGTTGCATAATTTTTGTCTCCTACATATCTTAAtgcataattttaataaatatagaaatatagaTCTAATATTTTCGTCGTGCATGTTATACGATTTGTAACCTCTAGAAGGTGGTTGTGTTTGTAGAACGACGCTGACGAGCTTGGTGTGTGGGTTGTGTTGATGTGGTGAAGACGCTTTATTCTCTTTGGTTAGCAATTCGGGTAAAATGTCGTTCACCCGTAATAAACTAATCTAATTCAAAATTACCCAAAATTTACTAATCCAAATTGTTAATTGGTCGgatttagatttaaaataataatttcggGTTGTGTATGATTAATCGTGTTTGGA is a window from the Vigna unguiculata cultivar IT97K-499-35 chromosome 7, ASM411807v1, whole genome shotgun sequence genome containing:
- the LOC114190615 gene encoding uncharacterized protein LOC114190615 isoform X1; amino-acid sequence: MDSKKGDTGKPALAANVASCRKKKNEEASFMEDLKDHIDEFIHASMDEHKTCFKKTVQKMFGMSKAVAERNTDAPKEVESSLPLQTTLEEEYHWRDTTPMRPESNHIRH
- the LOC114190615 gene encoding uncharacterized protein LOC114190615 isoform X2, producing MDSKKGDTGKPALAANVASCRKKKNEEASFMEDLKDHIDEFIHASMDEHKTCFKKTVQKMFGMSKAVAERNTDAPKEVESSLPLQTTLEERR